AAAAATCCAGAACGGTTGAAGACATGACACGCTTCTCGATATATTCTACCTGCTGAGGCGTAAACTGTTCCTTCCATTCGAAGGAAACCTCCTCACACAATCCGGCAATCGTCAGCAGTTCTGACCAGGCAACATAGCGTTTGTACCAGAAAAACTGAGGATGTTCAATCATATAGGGATATAGATCATCAAACTCCGTATGTTTACAATCCAAAGCACGTTCAAAATGTACCTTTGCTTCATTCAGCTTCTCGATCAAAAACGGCTCGGTTACAGGTTGTTTCCCCATGGTGCTGCCTCCTCTCTCTTGCCTACCTCTTTATTATAAGCGAAAATCACGGAGGCGAAAAGATTTTGTTGTGATTTTAGGCAGAAATCCGATGAACATTGACTACGAATTGCCATTTTTCCACTTCCCCAAAGATAGGTGGAATCGTTCATGACTTAAGGCCTAATCCGTCGTTGCTCTATCGCTAACATGCCAAAGAAGATGCTAAGTTTTAGCTGAACGTAATCTTGCCGTCCTCAAGCGACGAGATGGTAACAAGCGATTCCACATGAACATTCTGTTCGCGCAGCGTTCGCGCTCCGGCTTGGAAGCTCTTTTCAATCACAACGCCAAGCCCGATTAATTCCGCCCCTGCTCGTTCAATAATTTTGATCAGGCCTCTTGCAGCGTCCCCGTTCGCGATAATGTCATCAATGAAGAGTAACTTATCCTCTTCACCGATAAACTGGCGCGATACCATAATGTCCGTGACAATGCCCTTGGTAAAAGACGGAACCCGCTCACACAAGGCGTCTGGATCGGCGAGCAGCGTTTTTTTGCGCCGGGCGAATACCATTGGAACTCCCAATTCCAGCGCCGCGGCAAAAGCAACAGAAATGCCGGAGGATTCCAGCGTTACGACCTTGGTCACACCGCTTTCTTTAAATCTCACCGCGAATTCCCGACCCATATCCATAATTAATGCCGGATCTACTTGATGCGTCAGCAAAGCATCCAGCTTCAGCACCTGATCCGACAACACGACACCTTCTTTGATGATCCGCTCCTTCAACCAATCCATCCAAAAGACCTCCCACGATTCCTTTGTCGTAAAAGTACCATATTCCACTCTATACGGCAAGTACAAACGGGGACTCCGTCATTTAACTGTACGATTCTCGTCACAATTCCTGACATGGATCTCCGCTACCTGGCACTAACCCTTGTCACGCCTCCGGCAAAGGACCTGGACAGGTAGGAGTCATGTCCCAGCTGAGCCAAGCATACCTTGTACTATGCAGAACGATTAACTTTCAAGGGGGATGCGGGGCTTGCGTAAATCTATTCGTGTTTTACAGATCGCCTTTACATATATCGGAACCATCGTCGGCGCTGGCTTTGCGACCGGACGGGAAATCCTTCAATTCTTTACCCAATATGGACACTGGGCTACACTGACCATTCTGCTTACGACAGGATTATTTATTTGGCTCGGCACGAAAATCATGACGATATCCAGGCAGATCGGGGCCAAATCCTTTGAGGACTTGAATAAATTTCTGTTTGGAGAGAAAGCCGGCGTCTGGATCAGCCTCTTTATGTTTGTCATTCTGCTCGGGGTGAACAGCATCATGCTTGCCGGCGCTGGCTCTGTTTTTGTGGAGCATCTGAACATGAGCTATCAGACCGGGCTGTTTGTCACGATGATCGGAACCTATTTCATTCTCAGAAAAGGCATCCAGTCTATCATGACGATGAACAGTCTTGTCGTGCCCATGATGCTGACCTTATCGCTTGCGATTATTTCTCAGACGATTCAGACGCCGGGGGCCACCCGTTTCTTAACCTTGACTACGGACCATAGCCTGCCTGCGGTTTGGCTGGCGCCCCTGCTCTACACCGCATTTAATCTGGTTATGGCGATGCCGGTGCTGGTCCCACTCGGCAGCCAGACCGAAAGTGCGCGCACCGTAACCTGGGGAGGTATCATTGGAGGTACGGGCGTAGGGTTTATGCTGATGGCAGCACATTTTGCGATGTCCGCCCACATGCCCGGCGTCGCCCAATTCGAAATCCCGATGGGCAGCATCGCCAACCAGCTGGGCTGGCTCGTGCAGATCATCTATCTCATTCTAATCTTCCTTGAAATTTTCAGCACCTTCGTGGCCAATATCTACGGTATTACCCTGCAGGTTCAGCAGCGAACCTCGCTCTCGCCCAGAGTGATTACCCTTGGCATTATGGTGTTCTGTTATTTCTTCAGCCAGTTCGGGTTCAGTTCCTTGCTCTCTCTCCTCTACCCGATGTTTGGGGGAATGTGTCTGCTCTGGGTGCTCCGGCTAACTTTGTTCGGAACCCCCGATATCAGGGGAAAATAAAGGGGCTTTCCCAAAGGTATGATAAACCTGCCCTTGGGAAGCCCCCTTCTTATGGCTACATCGTGATAAATTGTGCATTGGGTATGCGTTTCATGGTTTGATCTGCTACATGTCGATGACACGTCATCATCACGACTTGCCGGTCTTGCGACAATTCCGCGAGAAGCTCGAGCGCATGTCCGAGCCGTTCACCGTCAAAATTAACAAACAGATCATCAAGCAATAGCGGCAACCCCATCGCATGTGGCATCGATTGAATCAGACCGAGCCGCATCGCCAAATATAACTGTTCCGCCGTGCCGCGGCTTAGCCTGCTGCTCTCTACCAATTCACCAGTCGGGCGCTCTGCCAGCAGACTCTGATCTCCCATCCGCATGACCATCCGGCTGTACATGCCGCCGGTCAGTATGGAGAAGTAGCGGGAAGCCAACTGCAGCACCTGCGGCTGTTTCTCTTCCTCGTACATGCGGCGTGTACGTTTGATAAATTCGGTGGCCATCGAACGTACCGCATATTGCGAAACTAATTCCCTCAGGGCGGAGCGCTGCTCCTCCAACTGCTGCAGGGCGGAATCCTGGTTCCCCGCGGCTTCCAGTGACTCTCTCTCCTGAAGCAGCCGCCCCCGCCGTTCCTGAAGCTCGTCCCGAAGGTGGAGCACGGCGGATACGGCTTCCTCCTTCTTGAAACATTGAGCTTCAAGTTCCGCAGCATCCGTCAGCTCCAGCAGCTGTTCAAGCTGCCGGCGACCCGCATCATCCCAGCCGCTGAACATGGTAATTTCGTGATGGCGGATCGTGCGTACAAGTTCCTCCCGGCGTTTCGCAGCAGCTCCCATACGAAGAAAGGTTTCTTCGTCTGCCGATTGAGACGATGCAATCAGAGCCGCTTTACGCAGCTGCAGCGCTTCCCGCTCCTCTTCTATCACAGCCCCCTCTTTGCGAAGCTCTTGAACACGCTCTGCAAGGACCTTCTTCTGTCTCGAATCCTCTTGATAGCTCTTCCATCTAGAATGTACGTTGCCGAGCTCAGCGACGGCTGGGATTCGGCTGCCGTTAGCGTCTCCCTGGGGATCCGCCGCAAAGATCTCATGGCATTGGATGATATAATCCTCCGCCTCTTTTAATAGCACATCCATTTTCAGGCCAAGTGATTTTTGCTGCCGGATCAGCTCCTGCCCCTGCTCAACCTTGACGAATACGTCCAGCATCACGTCAGGCGACAGACTCTGCGGGAGTGATATGGACATAAGCCAAGCCTCCCACTGCCGCTCCAGCTCCAAATATCGCTTCTCTTCCTGATCGATGGCGCCCTGAACTGTTTGTAATTCAACCTGTTGCAGCGCAGCCTTCTCCTCAGCCGCCGCACAATCGGACGTCAGTCGATCGAGCCGCTGCCGCCATGCTTGCCAGCCCTCCATCACGGATCGAAGCTCGCGCATCTGCGCCTCCACCATGAAGGGGTCGCGAGCCAGGACAACGTTTTTGTCCCTTCGACTGCCCGGGATCGTACTCACTGCTGCTGCCGCGTAAGGGGCAGAGACCAGCCTGGAATAGAGATGATCTATATGTTCCGTTCCCTGCCCGTCTAGATTATTGATCTCATTCGAAACCGTACCATGATCTTCCCGGTCACGTAGACCGCTCCAGAATACATAACTCATGCCGAGCAGCATCACGATGCCTGAGACCACAGCAGCTTCCGTGGTTGATGTCCATAGCAATACGGCTACCAACAGGAATGTCATAACAGCCATTCCCGCCAACAGAGCCGCGTACATCCGAGGCAATCGGCCCCTCCCCGACTGGCGTGTGGAAGCAGGTTCCGGCTGTGTCCGGGTCAATCTCCGTTCGCGCCAACGCTCGATCTCCAGCTGCAGCTGATTCCACAGGGCAGCGGTCTCCTGGGGCGCTGCCGGCTGAATCATGGCAAATGCCTCTTGTCCCCGATCCATTTCCTCGCGCAGCTGCCGCCTGGCTTCCCGCAGCGCCGATTCGGCTGCTGCCGCCGAACGCTGGGCCCCGCGCTGTTCAATGAACAGTGCCTCCATCCGGCGATCATACCCGGCAAAGGCCGCACTGATTCGCCGGACCTCCTCGCGCTCCGAAGCGGATACCGATAGAGTCAGCAGCTCTTGCCGGGTCCATGCCGGATCGATATCTCGGAGCAGCTGTTCCAGCCGGATCTCCTGAGACTTGTATTCAGCCGTAAGCTCGGCAAGCTCCCGGTTTGCGGTTTCATGCAGACTTCGTTTCGCCCACAGCTCCTCAATCTGTTCGCCATACTGTTCCATGAACGCATTAAGGGGGAGGGCTCTCAGCTTATCCTCCACGTCCTCGATCGCCCGCTCGACGCGGATTAACTGGGCGAGGAGAAGACGCTCTTCCTCCTGCATCTTTTCGTATCGGGTGATTCCATCCGGAGGAAAGTTGTCACTGTCCATCAGATCCTTGAGTTCCAACCTGGCCTCACGCCATTCCAGCCAGGCCGGACGAATGTCCTGCGCTTTTCGAAGCAGCGACAAATCCTCGGCGTCCCTGTTGCGATCCTGTTCCAGAAGATTCAACCGTTCCTGTATTTCCAGAATGGATGTAACGGTCTCGTTATAGCGGGAAACGTACATCTTGCTCTCCGAAACCTGGGTTCTTAAATGCTCGATGGATTGCAGCAGCTTGGCGGTATGCTGAACCTTTCCGCGCGGCTTATACAGCTTGTCCATCTCCTGGGACAACTTGCGTTCGGCTTCCAGTATATTAGCCCCGCCGCCGATTCCGGCATGAAACAGGTAACCGCTCATTTCGGCAGATTGCAGGCTGCGGATTTCCTGCAGCTCGCTTAACGAGATGGCAAACAGCTGACGAAACATATCCCTGGATACGCCGCCCAAGGCATATTGCTCCAGTTCCTGCTGTCCAAGCTCGATCACGATCCCGTTATCCGCTAGTTTATGAATATGTACGCGCTCGCCTCTGCCGGTGGCTGAATTTCCTTCTCTGGAACGGCTGTAGCGCCGGATCACCCAAGGCACTCCCTCCTTATCCAGAAAACGCAGCTCGCCGCCGTGTACGCCTTCCCCTGAAGGCTCGCCGCGTTCTGCCGGCGAGCCCTTCCCCGGGAATCCGTACAGCATGGCTCGGATAAAATACAGGACACTGCTCTTTCCCGCTTCATTCGGCCCATACAGCACGGTTACAGGGGCATCGATATCAAGGCTCTTGTCCCGGACAGCTCCGAAGCCTTGAATGTTCATCCGTTCTAGTCTCATGTTCCGACACCTTCCTCTTGCGAACGGTCGCGCAGCAATAAGCCTAAGGTCAGTTCCTCCGCTCTGCGAACCCATTCCAGCAGTTCCTCCGGATTGATCTCGTCCAGCAAGGTGCGGAGCTCCGCATGCTCCAGCAGAGGCTCCAAGCTCTTGGCAACAACCCCATCAGGATCTTGAACCCGTCCCTGCTCGCCTCGAACAAGACGAAGCAAGTCCCCTGCAAAGCTGTCTTCCGCAAGCAGCCTCTCTGTATCGATCGCGTCCCCGGATTGAATGGAGAAACTCTCGATCCAGACGCATCCCCGATAGCCGCATGTCTGCCCCTTCGCGGCTTCTCTTCTCCGCAGATCGGTCAGCAGCTCATCGAGTACATATCCGCCTTCAAGCTGACGATGAACCGGACCTCGTCCCGTAATCCGAACGCGGATCATGCTAAGCCTATCCGTGTTCTCTCTGGCTATTTCGGTGAGAATGGATTCCAGTGAGCGTCTCCATTCATCGACATCCTGATAAGAATCAAGTGGCGCTTCAACGATGTGCCAGCGCATGGAATCGAGCTCATGAAAGCTCAGCTTCGCATTGAAGCTCCCATCCACATCAACGATATAACATCCCTTGGGTCCCGTCTCCCGGACATGACGTCCCTGGATATTGCCCGGATACACAATAAAAGGAGATTCCTGCAAAGTTCGACGGGAGTGAATATGCCCGAGCGCCCAGTAATGATATCCGGCCTGGATTAGATCCCTTTTCGTACAGGGTGCATAGGTTTCGTGATGGGGATCCCCATCCACGTTCGCGTGCAGAAGTCCGATATGGTAGAGACCGGATGACGGAGCAGGATAACGTATCGCAATATTATCGGTTACCTTCGAGGTCGGATACGACATCCCGGTAATGACCGCCACTTCTTGATGATCCGAGCGGCGAACGGCTGTTACGCTTGCAGGCTCCGCCCCAAACACATGGACATGGGGAGGCAGCGTCATAGTAAGCTTGGTGCTGTCCAGCGGATCATGATTTCCATGGATCACATATACCGCAATCCCTTCCGTTCCCAGACGGTTAAGGGACTCCAGGAAGCGAAGCTGTGCGCGCAGCGAGATGTTGGAGCTATCATATATGTCCCCGCTGATGACGATAAAATCAACATGTTGGTCGATGGCGAGCTGCACGAGCCGCTCCAGCGCACGGAAGGTCGATTCCTGAACGAAAGACCGCAGGTTGTCATCGAGCCCGCTGATCCCGATAAACGGACTGTCCAGATGTAAATCCGCAGCATGCATAAATCGAAAAGAAGCCATAACCGATCCCTAACTCTCTATCATAGGTTGAAATTTCAAATACATTTTTTTCAGTTCATTTACGGATCTGGACAGGGAGTATTGACTCTTCGCCTTATCCGAAGCGGTCCGGGCAAGCTCATAACGATAGAGCGGATCACTGATAACCTTCTCTAGCGCAACACTGAGTGCTATCGGATCCTCCGGCGGTACAAGCAAGCCGTTTACCCCATCCTCGATCTGCTCAGCGATACCGCCGACATCGGTGCCTACCAGCGCAAGGCAACTAAGCGCCGCTTCCGCGAACACCGAGCCGAACGCCTCCGCTCTCGAAGGCAGGACAAAGATATCAAAGAACGGCATAAACTCCTCGGGATGCAGCGTATATCCGTAAAAAATCGTCTCCTGGTAGATGCCGAGTGTTTTGGCCATCTCCTCGAGCTCCTGTCGGGAAGGTCCGTCGCCGATAATATGAAGAACGTAATCATATCCTTTGCGTTTCAGTTCCGCGCAAGCTTGAAGCAGAATGTCCAATCCTTTTGCAGGTACCAGACGGCATACCGTAATCAACTGCGGCACCGCATTTTCATGAGGCACCGGTTTAAATCTTTTATCATCAAATCCGTTATGAATAACCCCGATTGATTCGGGCGTATTCACGTAGGGAGCCATATAATCCTTGAAGGAGTTCGACACCGTCAACAAACGGTCGCTGATATACTCAAGCTCCTTATATAAAGAGACCAGGAATCTGTGTTCCAGCCCTCCTTCTTTGATTCTTCCGTTCAGGATGAGCTCGCGCTCGTAACTGGAATGCACGGTTTGGATGAGCGGAACCTCAGGGAATACGGCTTTCATCGACATGCCTGCAATCGGATGATGACTATGGATAAGATCATAAGGCTTTTGAAGACGCAGACGTGTCCACCACAGGTAATCCCGGTAGGTTTGAAGGTATTTCGCTACAATCGCACTCCCTTCGAACTCTTTCCAATCAAAGGTATGGAATACCGGATCCTCCTGGCCTTTGTTGCGGATCCGCTTGGGCAGCCAGAACATCTCCATCTCCCAACGAGAGGAATGAAAACGCTCCTGCAAATAAGGAATCATGGACGAGACGCCGCCTGGCTGTTCAGGAGGGAAGAATAATGCTTGAAGAAGTTTCATGGGGATCCCCCTTTCTCTAAATCTCTTTTCAGATTCATTGTTTTTCGATATGATATATTAGAACATATGTTTCATACAAAGGAAACCTATCCCTACTCAGGAGTGAATCGATTTGTCCTATGAATTGAGTTACTGGTCCACTTCTCCACTACCTACCATATTTGCTGTATGCGGAGCTTATATCGCGCTTATGATGCTGATCATGTGTCTCTTTATGTACAGCAAGCAACGCAAGAATGCTTACATATATATGGCGGCAGCCTTCTTCTTCATTATGACATACGAGGGTCTGAACATCCATTCGGCTTGGAGTGGAAAATCTGTTTTTTCACCGGAATCGGACGTCCTTCGTTTCATTCAGCTTTTTTCGTTTGTCCTGCTGAACGTCTCGATTGTCATGCTGTACCGTAGAGTCAAGACCATGCATTATTGGCTTCCCTTGTTGTCAGCCCTACTTCTCATGCTTCCGCTCATTCTTCCCTCATTTCTTCCTTACACCCTGGACCCGATATGGCAAAGCATATATTTTGATGGTTTTCAGCTCTTGGCGCTCTATCTGGCTTATACCAAAGTCACCCCGCGGATCGGACAACCGATCAAATATGCGATTGGACTTGCCGTCTACGCTCTCTCGGCTATCCTGCAATCCATACATACCTTTTCTGGCAGTCTGTCTCCTCCGCTTCAGGGACTCGCACTCGCCCTGCCGGTGCTTTTCTATAGCATCGTATTCTTCATCCTGTTCAGACGCATTGTCGAGCTGATGCAGTCCATCTACCGGTCCGCCATTACGGACGGATTAACAGGACTCTACAACCGCAGGCATTTTATGAAGTATCTGGACCATTACGCGTCTCAGGAATTGAAGATATCCGCTATCTTCTGCGACATCGACAATTTCAAGAAGCTGAATGATACCCAGGGCCATGCCAGAGCCGATGAAGTACTGAAGCAGGTCGCCGCCATTATGGAGGAAGAGCTTGATGGTATCGGGATTACCGGCCGGTATGGCGGCGAGGAGTTGGTCGCCGTGGTGGTTGACCGCAAAGTCAAACCCGCGCAGGTCGCCGAGAACATCCGAGCCAGAGTGGCAAGCGAGAGCATCGTCACCATCAGTATCGGCTACAGCGTATTGCGCAAAGGCGTTCGCGGCGATGAACTCATGAAACAAGCCGATAAAGCGATGTATCATTCCAAAACAACCGGCAAAAACAAGGTATCCGATTACCGGTCCTTAAAAACCTCTTCAACCGAATCAACGGAATCCGCCGGATAACACTGGCGCAGACTGCCCACTATATGAAGTGGGCGGTCTTTTTTTTTGCTTGACATTTCTTTACTACGCCCTCGGCAACATGATAAACTAATGACCGATTCCTTAAAGCCAGAGAAGAAATGAACTCTGAACTGGGATTTCTTTTCCATACACTGCAGCATGTACCTTATTCTAAAGAAGGAGCAATATAACGAATGAGAAAGGAACTATTGCCTGTTGGCTTTGTCACCAGCATGAATGATATTCTTGGGGATGCCTCGTGCGATTTTTGGGACAGCTATGATTTCCCCCGCACCCACGGGCTGCGTCTTAATCGGCTGAAAGCGGTTCATGCCGCAGACAGCGTAAAAAAACTCATCCGGCAATTCGAGCTGACGCCAGTGCCCTGGTGTGATACCGGATACTATTATGATGAAAGCTTGCGTCCAGGCAAACACCCCTATCATGCCGCTGGACTATATTATATTCAGGAGCCCTCGGCAATGTCCGCAGTCGAGCTGTTGAATCCTCAGCCCGGAGAGACCATCCTGGATCTTGCGGCAGCTCCCGGCGGCAAGACAAGCCATATTGCCTCCAAGATGATGGGCCGGGGACTGCTCGTCTCCAATGAGATCCACCCCGAACGGGCGCGGATTCTAGCCGAGAACGTGGAACGTATGGGAATCATGAATACAGTCGTTACGAGTGCGGCACCGGATAAGCTATCCCGCCGTTTCGTTGCCTGCTTTGACCGGATCATGCTCGATGCGCCATGCTCCGGTGAAGGCATGTTTCGAAAGGATGCCACAGCGATTGAGGAATGGTCGCCTGAACATGTGGATCTGTGCGTCGCCCGGCAGTGGGACATTGTCCAGGAGGCTTACCGGATGCTCAAACCGGGAGGAACTCTGGCTTATTCTACCTGTACATTCAACACGGCCGAGAATGAAGAGATGATTGAGCACATTCTTTTGCAGTATCCCGATATGGAGCTGCATGAAATGAAGCGCTTGTGGCCCCATTTGGAACGGGGGGAGGGGCATTTTGTTGCTATCTTGGTCAAATCGGCGGCTGCCGGAGCTTTACATGAAGACCTCGGTTACTCTGAGGGCAGCAGCAAATCTCCCGCAAAATCAAATCGAGGCAGCAAACAAACGCCTGCGCCTTCCGCTCTGGCTGAATATCAGGCTTGGGCGAAGCAGGACATCCCTGGATTTGAGCTTAACGGCGGTACTCCGATATTGTTCGGTGAGGAGCTGTACTGGCTTCCGGTCAGCGAGAGCTTGGCATGGAATGACAAGCAGCTAAAGGGATTGAAGATGCCGCGCGCAGGACTGCATCTGGCTCATCTGAAGAAGAACCGCATCGAACCGGCGCATGCCCTTGCTATGTCCTTGCATCCTGGCCAAGCTGCCCGCAGCTGGGATCTGCCTTCAGATTCTGCCGAGGCAGCTGCTTATTTGCGGGGAGAAGTGATCTCCATTCCTTCCGAATACCGGGGATGGACGTTGGTAACCACGGATGGATTACCTCTGGGTTGGGGCAAAGCCAGCGGCGGACAGCTCAAGAATCACCTGCCCAAAGGCTTGCGCAAACCCAAGTAACGCCCATTTCTAAAACCCATACAGAACCGTACAGATCGAAACCATCGTTAAAACGGATAAGCTTCCGTTCAGCAGTCTGATTAAATATGTACAAAGGGGCCATCTCTCTGCAACAACATGCAGGGAGTATAGCCCCTTTATCATTTATAAAACTTTATCTGGCCATCTAATCTAATCAAAAATCATAAGCTGCGTCTTTGGTCTCCTGGATCGCGGACACCACATTCAAAAGCATTACCGTGTCTTCGACCAGACGCTCAATCATGAGGGCATCTGCCGCCATAATTGTCTCAGCTACATAGCGGGTATCCCCCTCATATTCCCGATAATCCCGGCCATCGCCAAGAACAAGGTTGTATTCAGCTAAATCCAGCAAGATCATCTCGGCATCCGGATATTTATCGCGAGCCAGCTAACAGCGTATAATTCATCGCCGTTGGTACTGGAAATGGAAAAGGTCAGGAGATCAGCGGCGAAGGCGATACTGCTGACGGAGAACATATAGAGGCTGAGGCTGAAGATACATTTTAATTAAGTGAACCCCCTTAAGGTAGATATTGTTGGAAACCCATATGGGAAACCAATGATACTTTAGCGGGATTTTATGAGGAACAAGCCATTAGACCAACGCCGTGTGGACCGTGATTCCGCTATTTGTAGGCAAAGGTGCTAAACATAATGTTAAGCGGACACGGGTTCCACTATGGCCGGCATATCACAGCAAAAACAGGGAAAAGTCGAGAATAACGGAT
Above is a window of Paenibacillus sp. FSL K6-1330 DNA encoding:
- a CDS encoding xanthine phosphoribosyltransferase → MDWLKERIIKEGVVLSDQVLKLDALLTHQVDPALIMDMGREFAVRFKESGVTKVVTLESSGISVAFAAALELGVPMVFARRKKTLLADPDALCERVPSFTKGIVTDIMVSRQFIGEEDKLLFIDDIIANGDAARGLIKIIERAGAELIGLGVVIEKSFQAGARTLREQNVHVESLVTISSLEDGKITFS
- a CDS encoding AAA family ATPase — its product is MRLERMNIQGFGAVRDKSLDIDAPVTVLYGPNEAGKSSVLYFIRAMLYGFPGKGSPAERGEPSGEGVHGGELRFLDKEGVPWVIRRYSRSREGNSATGRGERVHIHKLADNGIVIELGQQELEQYALGGVSRDMFRQLFAISLSELQEIRSLQSAEMSGYLFHAGIGGGANILEAERKLSQEMDKLYKPRGKVQHTAKLLQSIEHLRTQVSESKMYVSRYNETVTSILEIQERLNLLEQDRNRDAEDLSLLRKAQDIRPAWLEWREARLELKDLMDSDNFPPDGITRYEKMQEEERLLLAQLIRVERAIEDVEDKLRALPLNAFMEQYGEQIEELWAKRSLHETANRELAELTAEYKSQEIRLEQLLRDIDPAWTRQELLTLSVSASEREEVRRISAAFAGYDRRMEALFIEQRGAQRSAAAAESALREARRQLREEMDRGQEAFAMIQPAAPQETAALWNQLQLEIERWRERRLTRTQPEPASTRQSGRGRLPRMYAALLAGMAVMTFLLVAVLLWTSTTEAAVVSGIVMLLGMSYVFWSGLRDREDHGTVSNEINNLDGQGTEHIDHLYSRLVSAPYAAAAVSTIPGSRRDKNVVLARDPFMVEAQMRELRSVMEGWQAWRQRLDRLTSDCAAAEEKAALQQVELQTVQGAIDQEEKRYLELERQWEAWLMSISLPQSLSPDVMLDVFVKVEQGQELIRQQKSLGLKMDVLLKEAEDYIIQCHEIFAADPQGDANGSRIPAVAELGNVHSRWKSYQEDSRQKKVLAERVQELRKEGAVIEEEREALQLRKAALIASSQSADEETFLRMGAAAKRREELVRTIRHHEITMFSGWDDAGRRQLEQLLELTDAAELEAQCFKKEEAVSAVLHLRDELQERRGRLLQERESLEAAGNQDSALQQLEEQRSALRELVSQYAVRSMATEFIKRTRRMYEEEKQPQVLQLASRYFSILTGGMYSRMVMRMGDQSLLAERPTGELVESSRLSRGTAEQLYLAMRLGLIQSMPHAMGLPLLLDDLFVNFDGERLGHALELLAELSQDRQVVMMTCHRHVADQTMKRIPNAQFITM
- a CDS encoding DNA repair exonuclease; this translates as MASFRFMHAADLHLDSPFIGISGLDDNLRSFVQESTFRALERLVQLAIDQHVDFIVISGDIYDSSNISLRAQLRFLESLNRLGTEGIAVYVIHGNHDPLDSTKLTMTLPPHVHVFGAEPASVTAVRRSDHQEVAVITGMSYPTSKVTDNIAIRYPAPSSGLYHIGLLHANVDGDPHHETYAPCTKRDLIQAGYHYWALGHIHSRRTLQESPFIVYPGNIQGRHVRETGPKGCYIVDVDGSFNAKLSFHELDSMRWHIVEAPLDSYQDVDEWRRSLESILTEIARENTDRLSMIRVRITGRGPVHRQLEGGYVLDELLTDLRRREAAKGQTCGYRGCVWIESFSIQSGDAIDTERLLAEDSFAGDLLRLVRGEQGRVQDPDGVVAKSLEPLLEHAELRTLLDEINPEELLEWVRRAEELTLGLLLRDRSQEEGVGT
- a CDS encoding glycosyltransferase family 4 protein, with translation MKLLQALFFPPEQPGGVSSMIPYLQERFHSSRWEMEMFWLPKRIRNKGQEDPVFHTFDWKEFEGSAIVAKYLQTYRDYLWWTRLRLQKPYDLIHSHHPIAGMSMKAVFPEVPLIQTVHSSYERELILNGRIKEGGLEHRFLVSLYKELEYISDRLLTVSNSFKDYMAPYVNTPESIGVIHNGFDDKRFKPVPHENAVPQLITVCRLVPAKGLDILLQACAELKRKGYDYVLHIIGDGPSRQELEEMAKTLGIYQETIFYGYTLHPEEFMPFFDIFVLPSRAEAFGSVFAEAALSCLALVGTDVGGIAEQIEDGVNGLLVPPEDPIALSVALEKVISDPLYRYELARTASDKAKSQYSLSRSVNELKKMYLKFQPMIES
- a CDS encoding GGDEF domain-containing protein yields the protein MSYELSYWSTSPLPTIFAVCGAYIALMMLIMCLFMYSKQRKNAYIYMAAAFFFIMTYEGLNIHSAWSGKSVFSPESDVLRFIQLFSFVLLNVSIVMLYRRVKTMHYWLPLLSALLLMLPLILPSFLPYTLDPIWQSIYFDGFQLLALYLAYTKVTPRIGQPIKYAIGLAVYALSAILQSIHTFSGSLSPPLQGLALALPVLFYSIVFFILFRRIVELMQSIYRSAITDGLTGLYNRRHFMKYLDHYASQELKISAIFCDIDNFKKLNDTQGHARADEVLKQVAAIMEEELDGIGITGRYGGEELVAVVVDRKVKPAQVAENIRARVASESIVTISIGYSVLRKGVRGDELMKQADKAMYHSKTTGKNKVSDYRSLKTSSTESTESAG
- a CDS encoding RsmF rRNA methyltransferase first C-terminal domain-containing protein gives rise to the protein MRKELLPVGFVTSMNDILGDASCDFWDSYDFPRTHGLRLNRLKAVHAADSVKKLIRQFELTPVPWCDTGYYYDESLRPGKHPYHAAGLYYIQEPSAMSAVELLNPQPGETILDLAAAPGGKTSHIASKMMGRGLLVSNEIHPERARILAENVERMGIMNTVVTSAAPDKLSRRFVACFDRIMLDAPCSGEGMFRKDATAIEEWSPEHVDLCVARQWDIVQEAYRMLKPGGTLAYSTCTFNTAENEEMIEHILLQYPDMELHEMKRLWPHLERGEGHFVAILVKSAAAGALHEDLGYSEGSSKSPAKSNRGSKQTPAPSALAEYQAWAKQDIPGFELNGGTPILFGEELYWLPVSESLAWNDKQLKGLKMPRAGLHLAHLKKNRIEPAHALAMSLHPGQAARSWDLPSDSAEAAAYLRGEVISIPSEYRGWTLVTTDGLPLGWGKASGGQLKNHLPKGLRKPK